In a single window of the Biomphalaria glabrata chromosome 13, xgBioGlab47.1, whole genome shotgun sequence genome:
- the LOC129922555 gene encoding uncharacterized protein LOC129922555: MIKGADLVITTNTREIVLGFTKELTVECSFRQGSVRAVSSLISLVLTHQRTNGHGYQHKVSVSSSGGLLNSNFLQGTSSGIINNRGISYVKVIWKNPRDNRAGVYKCDAHGIDTLGRPVALSANTSVEASTPYIDMLSLEIRLIKDVLEDLQLKINDSESIFNGQIKSILTNLSQLQTQTSNATNQLQFDLNSLKNSVSLLQTKVFSSIDQLQSNTSNSSNQTRTEINSLNSSVAQLLSRISSIQRQQDKDKSNLENARSALFYSSSNFNGRRYGLTRSASFFNPSYGQSTCAMFGGYLTELDSQSELNFVQNFVNANGSAYFAVMMGATDEGHEGRWINRYSQTPVAHLWYPRQPDNTGGAENCSCLWKVFGFAMNDCPCYYTSNAVGFLCEIPE, from the coding sequence atgattAAAGGTGCAGATTTAGTCATAACTACAAACACCAGAGAGATTGTTTTAGGCTTCACAAAAGAGTTGACAGTTGAATGTTCATTTAGGCAAGGATCCGTTCGGGCAGTTTCTAGCCTGATTTCTTTGGTGCTTACACACCAAAGAACAAACGGACACGGCTACCAGCACAAGGTGTCCGTAAGTAGCAGTGGAGGTCTTCTGAATAGCAACTTCTTGCAAGGAACATCTTCTGGTATAATAAACAACAGAGGTATTTCTTATGTCAAAGTCATCTGGAAAAATCCTAGAGATAACAGAGCAGGAGTTTACAAATGCGATGCTCATGGCATTGACACTTTAGGTAGACCTGTAGCTTTGTCGGCTAACACTTCAGTGGAGGCTTCCACACCATACATCGACATGCTTTCATTAGAAATACGACTCATCAAAGATGTTCTGGAAGATTTGCAACTGAAAATAAACGACTCTGAAAGCATTTTTAATGGACaaattaaatcaattttaaCCAATTTAAGTCAGTTACAGACGCAAACATCCAATGCAACGAATCAACTTCAATTTGActtgaattctttaaaaaactcAGTATCGCTGCTTCAAACTAAAGTTTTCTCCAGCATTGATCAGCTACAGTCAAATACATCCAATTCATCAAATCAAACTCGTACAGAGATAAATTCTTTGAACAGTTCTGTAGCACAGCTACTATCCCGTATTTCTAGCATTCAAAGACAGCAAGATAAAGATAAATCCAACCTGGAAAATGCGAGATCAGCACTATTCTACAGCTCGTCTAACTTTAATGGTAGACGGTATGGGCTTACCAGGTCTGCTAGTTTCTTTAACCCAAGTTATGGACAGTCGACCTGTGCAATGTTTGGTGGTTATCTGACAGAGCTTGACTCACAAAGCGAATTAAACTTCGTTCAAAACTTTGTGAATGCAAACGGTTCAGCTTACTTTGCCGTAATGATGGGCGCCACGGACGAGGGCCACGAAGGGCGCTGGATAAACAGGTACAGCCAGACACCCGTTGCTCACCTATGGTACCCAAGACAGCCAGACAACACAGGAGGAGCAGAGAACTGTTCTTGTCTATGGAAAGTATTCGGCTTTGCAATGAATGATTGCCCTTGCTACTATACTTCTAATGCAGTTGGGTTTCTCTGTGAGATTCCAGAGTAG